In Palaemon carinicauda isolate YSFRI2023 chromosome 38, ASM3689809v2, whole genome shotgun sequence, a single window of DNA contains:
- the LOC137630390 gene encoding uncharacterized protein, with product MMAFSTVSVLGSIMLWLGYRIFFIANNNQPTYAQAKSLEEDNNQPNLAQAKSLEEFLSLSQEKLQTSNLQEQSIPSLPQGLLDDKVSKSVKDNFQNKQQSRTPFIEDVPSLPLLPLDDRTSKLIQNNYQNKPEIKAPQIENDPSSLDGPNRLQTFSSLLPVVLNDKDILKEGSQNGQQAKSSLLQDTNELLQVLLGNMENRVLENDRNNLPTEIPQVQSVSNFRPFLDDVSNVLEGKHENKRQNKMNEAENIPSLLSVVLDDKGKGLKEKDQNKEPTEIPQIQHVPRVSLVILNDILNDVLAGVNHEEEQANLHQLLNVPDVPIVSQDMDSKALKVGEIQQDLHSNADLYKVAEARSLFDLVDNDLNDLKPEIETSDLDDFHKSAYKEVPPNEDHSESDEEVGALESNHTYEDDLPKVHKKLKIFKSNKHKFSLFDILKVPGFGEHKLPNLDANKNPPKIYLNILHTVLSYVEYENAVEFNAIDPGVSDVPQTANESNANNEDEVTSDNIDVESLSGNYMSRIDWEAQAVIGVSVVVVLLLVVSIILFICFYCKRRKRRRYRKKNGDRNNK from the coding sequence ATGATGGCATTCTCAACAGTTTCTGTGTTGGGCTCCATAATGTTATGGCTTGGATACCGCATCTTCTTCATAGCAAACAATAATCAGCCTACCTATGCACAAGCCAAAAGCCTGGAAGAAGACAATAATCAACCAAACTTGGCACAAGCTAAAAGCCTAGAGGAATTTCTATCTCTGAGTCAGGAAAAACTGCAGACAAGTAATTTACAAGAACAGAGTATTCCAAGTTTGCCTCAAGGTTTGCTAGATGATAAGGTTAGTAAGTCGGTAAAAGATAATTTTCAAAACAAACAACAATCGAGAACCCCTTTTATAGAGGATGTTCCAAGTTTGCCTTTGCTTCCACTAGATGATAGGACTAGTAAGTTGATTCAGAATAATTATCAGAACAAACCAGAAAtaaaagctccacaaatagagaaTGATCCAAGTTCACTAGATGGGCCAAACAGACTGCAGACATTTTCAAGTTTACTTCCAGTAGTACTCAATGAtaaagatattttgaaagaagGTTCTCAAAATGGACAACAAGCAAAAAGTTCACTATTACAGGATACTAACGAATTACTTCAAGTTCTGCTAGGCAATATGGAAAATAGAGTTTTAGAAAACGATCGGAACAATTTGCCAACAGAAATTCCTCAAGTGCAGAGTGTTTCAAATTTCCGACCGTTTCTGGATGATGTTTCTAATGTTTTGGAAGGAAAGCATGAGAATAAACggcaaaataaaatgaatgaagcaGAGAATATTCCAAGTTTGCTTTCAGTTGTGCTAGATGATAAGGGCAAGGGTTTAAAAGAAAAAGATCAGAACAAAGAGCCAACAGAAATTCCTCAAATACAACACGTTCCAAGGGTGTCTTTGGTTATCCTAAATGATATTTTAAATGATGTTTTGGCAGGAGTGAACCATGAAGAAGAACAAGCAAATCTGCATCAACTACTGAATGTGCCAGATGTGCCTATAGTTTCCCAAGATATGGATAGTAAGGCTTTAAAAGTTGGAGAAATTCAGCAAGATTTACATTCTAATGCAGACTTATATAAAGTAGCAGAGGCTAGATCACTTTTCGATCTGGTTGACAATGATTTAAATGACCTTAAACCAGAAATTGAAACTAGTGATTTGGATGACTTCCACAAAAGTGCATATAAGGAAGTTCCTCCAAATGAGGATCACTCAGAATCTGATGAAGAGGTTGGAGCTCTTGAAAGTAATCATACGTATGAGGATGATCTACCTAAAGTCCACAagaaattaaagatttttaaaagTAATAAGCACAAGTTTTCACTGTTTGATATATTAAAGGTCCCAGGATTTGGAGAACATAAGTTACCAAATCTAGATGCAAATAAAAATCCTCCAAAAATTTATCTGAATATTCTGCACACAGTCTTAAGTTATGTGGAATATGAAAATGCTGTTGAATTTAATGCAATAGATCCTGGTGTATCTGATGTACCACAAACAGCAAATGAAAGTAATGCAAATAATGAAGATGAAGTGACTAGTGATAATATAGATGTAGAATCACTGTCAGGCAATTACATGAGCCGTATAGATTGGGAAGCTCAAGCTGTGATTGGGGTTTCAGTAGTTGTCGTTTTACTACTTGTGGTGTcgataatattatttatatgtttttattgcaAACGGAGGAAGAGGCGTAGATATCGTAAAAAGAACGGAGATCGTAACAATAAATAA